Proteins found in one Geomonas subterranea genomic segment:
- a CDS encoding (deoxy)nucleoside triphosphate pyrophosphohydrolase yields MTQTIDSRKHVHVACAIIERDGLVLSARRSASMNLPLRWEFPGGKIEPGEGREECLKRELVEEMGVEIAVGRPLTPTTHRYPGFDVTLYPYVCSIVSGEITLHEHSAMTWLPPGRMLELEWADADLPIILEYQREGHGAGE; encoded by the coding sequence ATGACACAGACGATAGATTCCAGAAAACACGTCCACGTAGCCTGCGCCATCATCGAGCGCGACGGGCTGGTGCTGTCGGCGCGGCGCAGCGCATCCATGAACCTCCCTTTGAGGTGGGAATTTCCCGGTGGGAAGATAGAGCCCGGAGAGGGGCGCGAGGAGTGCCTGAAGCGTGAGCTTGTGGAGGAGATGGGGGTGGAGATAGCGGTGGGGCGCCCGCTCACGCCGACCACCCACCGGTATCCCGGCTTCGACGTGACCCTCTACCCTTACGTCTGCAGCATCGTGTCCGGCGAGATCACCCTGCACGAGCACTCCGCCATGACCTGGCTCCCCCCCGGGAGGATGCTGGAGCTGGAATGGGCGGACGCCGACCTCCCCATCATCCTCGAGTACCAAAGGGAGGGGCACGGGGCTGGGGAGTGA
- a CDS encoding HDOD domain-containing protein, translating to MPLSLTIRRLLTTQPIDLPVFHPIAVRILHLLQTPDFTMTQITDLANEDQSLAGQILKIANSPMYIGRVRTETIKEAVVRLGGQEIANLAMAASQASLHASDNKTINRFMQSLWLHSHACALGSRWLARRAGYPQHGDQAYMAGLLHDIGKLYLLKALERLNQMGVAHAALEEDLLLEIFAELHVEQGCRLMEHWNMPKVYYNVVANHHDENFDTQDIVLTVVRLVNMACKMKGIGLLHDPEIDLAEQAETAMLQLSQEEIDDLSDVLEDSQDLML from the coding sequence ATGCCTTTGTCTCTCACCATCAGGCGCCTGCTGACTACCCAGCCGATCGACCTCCCGGTTTTCCACCCTATCGCGGTGAGGATCCTGCACCTGCTGCAGACACCCGACTTCACCATGACGCAGATCACCGACCTCGCCAACGAGGACCAGTCCCTGGCCGGCCAGATCCTGAAGATCGCCAACTCCCCCATGTACATCGGCCGGGTCCGGACCGAGACCATCAAGGAGGCGGTGGTCAGGCTGGGAGGGCAGGAGATCGCCAACCTCGCCATGGCGGCGTCGCAGGCAAGCCTGCACGCTTCGGACAACAAGACCATCAACCGGTTCATGCAGTCGCTTTGGCTGCACAGCCACGCCTGCGCCCTGGGGAGCCGGTGGCTGGCACGCCGGGCGGGATATCCGCAGCACGGCGACCAGGCCTACATGGCGGGCCTGCTGCACGACATCGGCAAACTCTACCTTTTGAAGGCGCTGGAGCGGCTGAACCAGATGGGGGTGGCGCACGCGGCGCTCGAGGAGGACCTGCTGCTGGAGATCTTCGCGGAGTTGCACGTCGAGCAGGGATGCCGGCTCATGGAACACTGGAACATGCCCAAGGTCTACTACAACGTGGTCGCCAACCACCATGACGAGAATTTCGACACCCAGGACATCGTGCTGACGGTGGTGAGGCTGGTGAACATGGCCTGCAAGATGAAGGGGATCGGGCTTTTGCACGACCCGGAGATCGACCTCGCCGAGCAGGCCGAGACGGCCATGCTGCAGCTAAGCCAGGAGGAGATCGACGACCTTTCCGACGTCCTGGAGGACTCGCAGGACCTGATGCTGTAA
- a CDS encoding multiheme c-type cytochrome, whose amino-acid sequence MMKSLLAAALLLSAPVAAGASEPCLPCHAEKTPAAVAQWQGSAHARAGVGCEKCHGTDHDKIVKGEAKVGMKVCAPCHQKAYQEHRASRHGMGLHSGWGCTRNLPARKPGECRFCHQEGDEMPRSDVQCARFLKQSPEMGEIGCNYCHSVEDACDSCHSKHMTDLKIVRDPNSCAKCHMGPDHPQWEMWQTSLHGTLNASSGRKSGPDCQTCHMPKGTHNVSIGITMNSGGVPYPAAKAETARTDMIGICSDCHAPAFARRELERGDLVRSQSLSILKEAEHVIWDLNDRGLLDPMPENRPPHPLSGQRLVTDSQMLYEDTSHIERLFFKMKKYDYARTVKGAYHQNPAYTHWYGNAELKMDLVDIKSEASRLKERGGKKGESRQDAQPGAEAELKALKNKFERGALSEEEYAKAKGKVLEKMR is encoded by the coding sequence ATGATGAAGTCATTGCTCGCCGCGGCGCTCTTGTTGTCTGCGCCGGTCGCCGCCGGCGCCTCGGAGCCGTGTCTCCCCTGTCATGCCGAAAAAACGCCCGCCGCGGTGGCCCAGTGGCAGGGGAGCGCCCACGCCAGGGCCGGAGTCGGCTGTGAGAAGTGCCACGGCACCGACCACGACAAGATCGTGAAGGGGGAGGCCAAGGTTGGGATGAAGGTCTGCGCCCCTTGCCACCAGAAAGCGTACCAGGAGCATCGCGCCAGCCGTCACGGCATGGGGCTGCACTCCGGGTGGGGGTGCACCAGGAACTTGCCCGCCCGCAAGCCCGGCGAGTGCCGTTTCTGCCACCAGGAGGGGGACGAGATGCCGCGCTCGGACGTGCAGTGCGCCCGTTTCCTGAAGCAGTCGCCCGAGATGGGGGAGATCGGCTGCAATTACTGCCACAGCGTCGAGGACGCCTGCGACTCCTGCCACTCGAAGCACATGACCGATCTGAAGATCGTGCGCGATCCGAACTCCTGCGCCAAGTGCCATATGGGGCCGGACCACCCGCAGTGGGAGATGTGGCAGACCTCGCTGCACGGCACGCTGAACGCGAGCAGCGGCAGGAAGAGCGGGCCGGACTGCCAGACCTGCCACATGCCCAAGGGGACCCATAACGTCTCCATCGGCATCACCATGAATTCCGGCGGCGTCCCCTACCCCGCGGCAAAGGCGGAGACGGCCCGCACCGACATGATCGGCATCTGCAGCGACTGCCACGCCCCCGCCTTCGCCAGGCGGGAGCTGGAGCGCGGCGACCTGGTGCGCAGTCAGAGTCTCTCCATCCTGAAGGAGGCGGAGCACGTCATCTGGGACCTGAACGACCGGGGACTGCTCGACCCCATGCCGGAGAACCGTCCACCGCACCCCTTGAGCGGGCAGCGCCTGGTGACCGACAGCCAGATGCTCTACGAGGACACCTCGCACATCGAGCGGCTCTTCTTCAAGATGAAGAAGTACGACTACGCCCGGACGGTGAAGGGGGCGTACCACCAGAACCCGGCCTACACCCACTGGTACGGCAACGCCGAGCTGAAGATGGACCTCGTGGACATAAAGAGCGAGGCGAGCCGGTTGAAGGAGCGGGGTGGGAAGAAGGGAGAGAGTAGACAGGATGCGCAGCCGGGCGCCGAGGCCGAACTGAAGGCGCTGAAGAACAAGTTCGAAAGAGGCGCGCTGAGCGAAGAGGAATACGCGAAGGCGAAGGGGAAGGTCCTGGAGAAGATGAGATAA
- the mnmA gene encoding tRNA 2-thiouridine(34) synthase MnmA — protein MSAEYKGKKIAVAMSGGVDSSTVAALLKEQGAEVIGINMKLFRREGEDPQAKGDAQIVAEYLGIEFHQVHLEEEFGRLIMEDFRGQYVAGQTPNPCVRCNRYVKFGLLLDKALELGADYLATGHYVRTAVDGSGTWHLLKAAYLAKDQSYFLYTLTQRQLSRVVFPLGEMPSKDEVRRLAAGFGIPVAQKSDSQEICFVPGDDYVAFLEKGGGLDGRSGEIVHVNGTVLGRHNGTHRYTIGQRRGLGIAWKEPLYVVAIDAAEARVVVGEVGGLFAPGLLACDLNWVVPVAGETVETTCKIRYRQQPIECRVKILGDGMGEVFFVEPQKSVTPGQSVVFYQGDELVGGGRIVKALRVGE, from the coding sequence ATGTCAGCAGAGTACAAAGGCAAGAAGATAGCCGTCGCCATGAGCGGCGGCGTGGACTCATCGACGGTCGCGGCGCTCCTGAAAGAGCAGGGGGCTGAGGTCATCGGCATCAACATGAAACTGTTCCGGCGCGAGGGGGAAGACCCGCAGGCCAAGGGGGACGCCCAGATCGTCGCCGAATATCTCGGCATCGAGTTTCACCAGGTTCACCTGGAGGAGGAGTTCGGCCGCCTCATCATGGAGGATTTCCGGGGCCAGTACGTGGCGGGGCAGACCCCCAACCCGTGCGTGCGCTGCAACAGGTACGTGAAGTTCGGGCTGTTGCTGGACAAGGCGCTGGAACTGGGCGCCGATTATCTCGCCACCGGCCACTATGTGCGGACCGCCGTCGACGGAAGCGGGACCTGGCACCTGCTCAAGGCCGCCTACCTGGCCAAGGACCAGTCGTACTTCCTCTACACCCTCACCCAGCGGCAACTGTCCCGCGTGGTATTCCCACTCGGGGAGATGCCGAGCAAGGACGAGGTCAGAAGGCTCGCCGCCGGCTTCGGCATCCCCGTGGCGCAAAAAAGCGACAGTCAGGAGATCTGCTTCGTCCCCGGCGACGATTACGTCGCCTTCCTGGAAAAGGGGGGCGGGCTGGACGGGAGAAGCGGCGAGATCGTTCATGTGAACGGCACCGTGCTCGGGCGCCACAACGGCACCCATCGCTACACCATCGGGCAGAGAAGGGGCTTGGGAATCGCGTGGAAGGAGCCGCTGTACGTGGTTGCCATCGATGCGGCCGAGGCCCGGGTCGTGGTCGGCGAGGTCGGCGGGCTGTTCGCTCCCGGGTTGCTGGCCTGCGATCTGAACTGGGTGGTGCCCGTCGCGGGGGAAACCGTGGAGACCACCTGCAAGATCCGCTACCGGCAGCAGCCCATCGAGTGCCGCGTCAAGATCCTGGGGGACGGGATGGGCGAGGTCTTCTTTGTCGAGCCGCAGAAGTCGGTCACCCCGGGGCAGTCGGTGGTGTTCTACCAGGGAGACGAGTTGGTGGGCGGCGGCCGCATCGTCAAAGCGCTGCGTGTAGGGGAGTAG
- a CDS encoding hybrid sensor histidine kinase/response regulator yields the protein MKRQTVMIVDDTPANIEILSESLGDDYELFFATSGLDALELIRADKPDLILLDIMMPGMDGFELCGILKGDPSTRDIPIIFVTAMIEEEQEIKGLELGAIDYLTKPISPHIVRARVKNHLELKRYRDLLETLASAADRAKKEFLRSVSHELRTPLTPIIGMTDFVLNQEEDDNKRKYLGMVQKSAVRLLGIVEDLIETSRLEGEGGAPENAAFHLKTFLDMVLMEARALADGKGLDLNVRIDPMLPEVVVTDQGMLHKVLTMLLGNAVKFTPSGAVGLEARLQEVAGEQMLQFSVTDTGVGIDEADLERIFSDFTQSDGSITRSYPGLGLGLTLARRMTELMDGGIWAENLPGGGSVFQLQIPLVLPQDDASDSVCGS from the coding sequence ATGAAACGCCAGACGGTTATGATAGTCGACGACACCCCCGCCAACATCGAGATCCTGAGCGAAAGCCTTGGGGACGACTACGAACTCTTCTTCGCCACCAGCGGGCTGGACGCGCTGGAACTGATCCGCGCCGACAAGCCCGACCTGATCCTGCTGGACATCATGATGCCGGGCATGGACGGGTTCGAGCTGTGCGGGATATTGAAGGGAGATCCCTCCACGCGCGACATCCCCATCATCTTCGTCACCGCGATGATCGAGGAGGAGCAGGAGATCAAGGGGCTCGAGCTGGGGGCGATCGACTACCTCACCAAGCCGATCAGCCCGCACATCGTCCGGGCGAGGGTGAAGAACCACCTCGAGCTGAAGCGCTACCGCGATCTCCTGGAGACGCTGGCGAGCGCGGCCGACCGCGCCAAGAAGGAATTCCTGCGCAGCGTAAGCCACGAACTGCGCACGCCGCTCACCCCGATCATCGGCATGACCGACTTCGTGCTCAACCAGGAGGAGGATGACAACAAGCGCAAATACCTGGGAATGGTGCAGAAATCAGCCGTGAGATTGCTGGGGATCGTGGAGGATCTCATCGAGACCAGCCGGCTTGAAGGGGAGGGGGGCGCTCCGGAGAACGCCGCGTTTCACCTGAAAACCTTCCTGGACATGGTGCTCATGGAGGCCCGGGCCCTGGCTGATGGCAAGGGGCTCGATCTCAACGTGCGCATCGACCCGATGCTGCCGGAAGTGGTGGTTACTGACCAGGGGATGCTGCACAAGGTGCTGACCATGCTTTTGGGCAACGCGGTCAAATTCACCCCCTCGGGCGCGGTGGGGCTGGAGGCGCGCCTGCAGGAGGTCGCCGGGGAGCAGATGCTGCAGTTTTCCGTTACCGATACCGGCGTCGGGATCGACGAGGCCGACCTCGAGCGCATCTTCAGCGACTTCACCCAGTCCGACGGCTCGATCACCCGCTCGTATCCCGGGCTCGGGCTCGGGCTCACCCTGGCGCGGCGCATGACCGAGTTGATGGACGGCGGCATCTGGGCCGAGAACCTCCCCGGCGGCGGCTCGGTTTTCCAGCTGCAGATCCCGCTGGTGCTCCCCCAGGACGACGCGTCAGACTCCGTCTGTGGCTCATGA
- the rdgC gene encoding recombination-associated protein RdgC, whose protein sequence is MGILANTVSVCHFKVQGDLPQQEELHAWVTKQLAANRFNPIDQGSEETSVGWVHLDDPRIADFDSPAACCREHYFMFTLRRDKRAVPSAVLKAHLEKAKEEFLAENPNFTKVPKQKREDLKEAVHAMLLSQTLPTPATYDAVWDTKSGILTFSSLSPKVIELFEEMFKKTFEGLRVSAFHPYARAESVLDEGNKVLLAQANKAGGDNYLELIKENQWLGTDFMLWLMYQTMNESSEYSVNQPGVLLAQEPFVSYLDDRVVLLGSGENGAQKITVAGPQDHFNEVRSALLNKKQITEATLHLENGDDHFKLTLKGELFHFASFKSPAVKLEKDSTVDEAMEREAVFFERMLLLEKGTQLFDSVFATFLKLRLGNQWADESAAIQKWLNVCSFCNSQLA, encoded by the coding sequence ATGGGCATCCTCGCCAACACAGTAAGCGTCTGCCACTTCAAGGTCCAGGGGGATCTCCCGCAGCAGGAAGAACTCCACGCCTGGGTCACCAAACAACTGGCGGCGAACAGGTTCAACCCGATCGACCAGGGTTCCGAGGAAACGTCGGTCGGCTGGGTGCACCTGGACGACCCCAGGATCGCCGATTTCGACTCACCCGCGGCCTGCTGCCGCGAACACTACTTCATGTTCACGCTGCGCCGCGACAAACGCGCTGTCCCTTCGGCAGTGCTGAAGGCGCACCTCGAGAAGGCCAAGGAGGAGTTCCTGGCGGAAAACCCGAACTTCACCAAGGTCCCCAAACAAAAGCGTGAGGACCTGAAGGAGGCGGTGCATGCCATGCTCCTCTCCCAGACGCTCCCCACCCCGGCCACCTACGACGCGGTATGGGACACCAAGAGCGGCATCCTCACCTTCAGCTCGCTCTCCCCGAAGGTCATCGAGCTCTTCGAGGAGATGTTCAAGAAGACCTTCGAGGGACTCAGGGTCTCCGCCTTCCATCCCTACGCCCGCGCGGAGAGCGTGCTGGACGAGGGGAACAAGGTGCTGCTCGCGCAGGCCAACAAGGCCGGCGGCGACAACTACCTGGAGCTGATCAAGGAAAACCAGTGGCTGGGGACCGATTTCATGCTCTGGCTCATGTACCAGACCATGAACGAGTCCTCCGAGTACAGCGTGAACCAGCCGGGCGTGCTGCTCGCGCAGGAACCGTTCGTCTCCTACCTGGACGACCGGGTGGTGCTCCTTGGCTCCGGCGAGAACGGCGCGCAGAAGATCACCGTGGCCGGCCCGCAGGATCACTTCAACGAGGTGAGAAGCGCCCTTTTGAACAAGAAGCAGATCACCGAGGCGACGCTGCACCTGGAGAACGGTGACGACCACTTCAAGCTGACGCTGAAGGGGGAGCTGTTCCACTTCGCGTCCTTCAAGTCTCCGGCGGTCAAGCTGGAGAAGGACAGCACGGTGGACGAGGCGATGGAGAGGGAGGCGGTCTTCTTCGAGAGGATGCTGCTGCTTGAGAAAGGGACCCAGCTCTTCGACTCGGTGTTCGCCACCTTCCTGAAGCTGAGGCTGGGGAACCAGTGGGCAGACGAATCGGCAGCCATCCAGAAATGGCTCAACGTCTGCAGCTTCTGCAACAGCCAACTGGCCTAA